From a region of the Chroicocephalus ridibundus chromosome 8, bChrRid1.1, whole genome shotgun sequence genome:
- the DHRS7B gene encoding dehydrogenase/reductase SDR family member 7B isoform X1 codes for MRSLAALPAVVMVTAVARKTVQKGKFMDFTSTVIIPLLFGSLGIFAVFRLLQWMRMRAYLQEAVVVITGATSGLGKECAKAFHAAGSKLVLCGRDSEKLKDLMQELSTMTNHRKNTHKPHTVVFDLSDTKTVLNAAEEILKYLGHVDILINNAGISFRGTIVDTGLDVDKKVMETNYFGPIALTKALLPSMIKRRQGHIVAISSVQGKISIPFRSAYAASKHATQAFFDCLRAEVEQYDIDVTVVSPGYIQTNLSLNAVTADGSRYGVMDKNTAEGQTAAEVAQVVLNAVGQKKKEVLVAGLTPSLAVYLRNIFPRLFFTLMAARAKKERKAKDS; via the exons GAAAActgttcagaaaggaaaattcatGGATTTCACAAGCACAGTCATCATCCCGCTGCTTTTTGGCAGCTTGGGGATCTTTGCCGTTTTTAGGCTACTGCAGTGGATGCGGATGCGAGCTTACCTTCAGGAAGCGGTGGTCGTAATCACAGGGGCTACCTCTGGCTTGGGAAAAG AATGTGCGAAAGCCTTCCATGCAGCTGGCTCCAAGCTGGTGCTCTGTGGCAGAGACAGCGAGAAACTCAAAGACCTGATGCAGGAGCTTTCTACCATGACCAATCACCGAAAGAAC ACACACAAACCTCACACTGTGGTATTTGACCTCTCGGACACTAAAACTGTCCTAAATGCTGCTGAAGAGATCCTGAAGTACTTGGGTCACGTGGACATACTGATCAACAATGCAGGCATCAGTTTCCGAGGCACAATTGTGGACACAGGACTGGACGTGGATAAGAAAGTGATGGAAACAAATTACTTTGGTCCCATAGCCCTCACCAAAG cACTTCTCCCCTCCATGATCAAGAGGAGACAAGGCCACATTGTGGCCATCAGCAGCGTTCAAGGCAAAATAAGCATTCCTTTCAGATCTGCAT atgCTGCCTCTAAGCATGCTACCCAGGCCTTCTTTGATTGTCTACGAGCAGAGGTAGAGCAGTATGACATTGATGTGACGGTTGTAAGCCCTGGATACATTCAGACAAACCTCTCTCTCAATGCTGTAACAGCAGATGGATCTCGCTATGGAG TTATGGACAAGAACACCGCCGAAGGACAGACAGCCGCAGAGGTCGCTCAGGTGGTTCTCAATGCAGTGGgacagaagaagaaggaagtgctTGTAGCTGGCCTAACGCCCTCCCTGGCTGTCTACCTGCGAAACATCTTCCCCAGGCTCTTCTTCACCTTAATGGCAGCTAGagcaaaaaaggagagaaaagcaaaggacTCTTAG
- the DHRS7B gene encoding dehydrogenase/reductase SDR family member 7B isoform X2: MDFTSTVIIPLLFGSLGIFAVFRLLQWMRMRAYLQEAVVVITGATSGLGKECAKAFHAAGSKLVLCGRDSEKLKDLMQELSTMTNHRKNTHKPHTVVFDLSDTKTVLNAAEEILKYLGHVDILINNAGISFRGTIVDTGLDVDKKVMETNYFGPIALTKALLPSMIKRRQGHIVAISSVQGKISIPFRSAYAASKHATQAFFDCLRAEVEQYDIDVTVVSPGYIQTNLSLNAVTADGSRYGVMDKNTAEGQTAAEVAQVVLNAVGQKKKEVLVAGLTPSLAVYLRNIFPRLFFTLMAARAKKERKAKDS, translated from the exons atGGATTTCACAAGCACAGTCATCATCCCGCTGCTTTTTGGCAGCTTGGGGATCTTTGCCGTTTTTAGGCTACTGCAGTGGATGCGGATGCGAGCTTACCTTCAGGAAGCGGTGGTCGTAATCACAGGGGCTACCTCTGGCTTGGGAAAAG AATGTGCGAAAGCCTTCCATGCAGCTGGCTCCAAGCTGGTGCTCTGTGGCAGAGACAGCGAGAAACTCAAAGACCTGATGCAGGAGCTTTCTACCATGACCAATCACCGAAAGAAC ACACACAAACCTCACACTGTGGTATTTGACCTCTCGGACACTAAAACTGTCCTAAATGCTGCTGAAGAGATCCTGAAGTACTTGGGTCACGTGGACATACTGATCAACAATGCAGGCATCAGTTTCCGAGGCACAATTGTGGACACAGGACTGGACGTGGATAAGAAAGTGATGGAAACAAATTACTTTGGTCCCATAGCCCTCACCAAAG cACTTCTCCCCTCCATGATCAAGAGGAGACAAGGCCACATTGTGGCCATCAGCAGCGTTCAAGGCAAAATAAGCATTCCTTTCAGATCTGCAT atgCTGCCTCTAAGCATGCTACCCAGGCCTTCTTTGATTGTCTACGAGCAGAGGTAGAGCAGTATGACATTGATGTGACGGTTGTAAGCCCTGGATACATTCAGACAAACCTCTCTCTCAATGCTGTAACAGCAGATGGATCTCGCTATGGAG TTATGGACAAGAACACCGCCGAAGGACAGACAGCCGCAGAGGTCGCTCAGGTGGTTCTCAATGCAGTGGgacagaagaagaaggaagtgctTGTAGCTGGCCTAACGCCCTCCCTGGCTGTCTACCTGCGAAACATCTTCCCCAGGCTCTTCTTCACCTTAATGGCAGCTAGagcaaaaaaggagagaaaagcaaaggacTCTTAG
- the TMEM11 gene encoding transmembrane protein 11, mitochondrial, which produces MAAWGRRRAGPGSTNSGGGRERVTLSSTDCYIVHEIYNGENAQDQFEYELEQALEAQYKYIVIEPTRIGDETARWITVGNCLHKTAVLAGTTCLFTPLALPVDYSHYISLPAGVLSVACCTLYGISWQFDPCCKYQVEYDAYKLSRLPLHTLTSSTPVVLVRKDDLHRKRLHNTIALAALVYCVKKIYELYAV; this is translated from the exons ATGGCGGCGTGGGGAAGGAGGCGCGCTGGCCCCGGCAGCACCAACAGCGGTGGCGGCCGGGAGAG GGTCACCTTGTCCTCCACAGACTGCTACATCGTGCACGAGATCTACAACGGAGAGAACGCTCAGGACCAGTTTGAGTATGAGCTGGAGCAGGCCCTGGAAGCGCAGTACAAATACATAGTGATAGAGCCCACTCGCATCGGGGATGAGACGGCCCGTTGGATCACTGTCGGGAACTGCCTGCACAAGACGGCTGTGTTAGCGGGCACCACCTGTCTCTTCACCCCTCTGGCACTTCCAGTAGATTATTCTCACTACATCTCCCTGCCTGCTGGTGTGCTGAGCGTGGCTTGCTGCACCCTTTATGGTATCTCTTGGCAATTTGATCCCTGTTGCAAGTACCAAGTAGAGTACGATGCCTATAAACTTTCCCGCCTGCCCCTGCATACGCTCACCTCCTCCACTCCGGTGGTGCTGGTGAGGAAGGACGACCTGCACAGAAAGAGACTGCATAACACGATAGCACTCGCTGCCCTGGTGTACTGTGTAAAGAAGATCTATGAACTCTATGCCGTATGA